The segment TCGATTCGCGAACCCGTATCGCCTTCGTCTCGCTGCCGGGGGGATGTTTCACCATGGGGGATGCCACGGAGCCGGCGGACCGGATGCCGGCTCATGAGGTGTGTGTGGAGTCCTTCTGGATGTCGAGTCACGAGGTGACGCGCGGGGCCTGGCGGGAGTTCATGGGCGCCACCGGCAAGACCGGCGGTCCCGTGTTGCGCAGGAAGGCCGACGACGACTCCTGGCCGGTCGATTCCGTCACCTTCGACGAGGCGGCGGAGTTCATCAAACGTCTCAACGAATCGAGTCACGAACGCTTTCGCCTGCCCACGGAGGCCGAGTGGGAGTACGCCTGCCGTGCCGGCGCTCAAAGCCGTTATTGCGGTGGCGACGATCCGGGGGAGGTGGCCTGGTATCGCGACAACAGCGAAGGGGTCTCCCATCCGGTCAAGCAGAAAAAGCCCAATGCCTTCGGTCTCTACGACATGAGCGGCAATGTCTGGGAGTGGACCGCCGACTGGTATCAGAAGGATTATTACGCCTCGGCGGTCAAACACAATCCCAAGGGACCGGGCGGGGGAGCCATGCGTGTCATTCGGGGCGGGGCCTGGCTGGGAGAACCGACCTTCATGGAGGCTTCCCGACGCTTCGGATTCGAGCCGCATCGGCGTTTGAACCTGGTGGGTTTCCGGTTGGTGAGGGAGCCCTGATGGATTGGGGAAGGGGCGTTTGCCCGGTCCGCCATGAAGGCGGACCGGACAAGGGCGGCCAAGTCGAGGGCTGGCGGCTGGCGACTTGACCGCGACCTGCGGTTTCGGAGGGCAATCAGGCGGAGGTGTCCAGCGCCCCGCCGCTCAGACGGCTCACACCCTGGGCATCCAGCCCATTGCCGGACCGAAGAATCTCTTTCAACACCTGATCAACCAATACTTCGATAGCCCGGTTGACCTTTTCCGACTGCGGCAATGCGTTGACTTCCTTCAACTCCAACGCCACCGGGGGTGGATCCCCGCCGGACTGCGCGGCGGTGCGGGAGGATGTTGTCCGCACCGGGGTGGAATTGGTCTGCCCCATTTGATTCGACGCGACCGTAACCATGGCATTCACTTCGTAAAAGCTCGAGGTGGATACGCTATCCGTTGATCTATGAATCGGTTGTCCGCACGAGATGGTAAAGGGAATTTTGCGCCGGTCCGGGTGAAATTTTGAGAAGCTGATTGGATAGGAGCGTTTCCTCTCCGACCAGCTTCTCGAAGGGTCGGCAGCAGTTATCGTTATGCCGAAATGAGTTGCAAGGCTTGTGCCATCGGCCACGCAGGCCTTTTGCCGCCTTTCGGGGCCTCACGGGGGGGGATTGAATCCCCCGTGAGGCCATCAAAAGGCTGACACCCGTCAGACATTGGCGAAAATTTCCGGCGAAGGCAGGAACTGCCGGGTATTGATACCCCACTTGAGGGGATCCTCGAAGCCGACGATCTTGAAACCGCCGGGTTTGCCCTGCTGCTCCATGAGGTTGACTTCGACCGGGTGGACCGGTTTGTTCTTTTTGGTGTCGGCCACCACCTTGACCACCGGGAAGAGCAGGCTCTCCTTGTTGGGAATGATGACCACGGCCAGGTAGCCGTTTTCCAGCCGCACCAGGGTGCCGATGGGATAGATGCCCACACACTGCACGAACTGTTGGTAGAGGGTGGGGTTGAAGTGGTATTTGCTCCATTCCAGCATGCGCTTCAGGGCCAGATGGGGATCGTTGCCCTTGTGGTAGCAGCGGTCGGAGGTGATGGCGTCGTAGACATCCACGATGGCCGCCATCTGGCCGAAGGGATTGATGGCCTCCCCGGAGATGCCCAGGGGATAGCCGGAGCCGTCGTAGCGTTCGTGGTGCTGGGAGGCCACATGCATGCTGATTTCGGAGATGCCGGGGGAGTTTTCCAGGATCTGCTTCGAAAAGGTCACATGCTGCCGCATGATCTTGAATTCGTCGTCGGTGAGTTTGCCCGCCTTGTTGAGAACCTCCGGCGGGGTTTTCATCTTGCCGATGTCGTGCAGCACCGCGCCGACACCCACGTCCACCACGTCTTCGGAGGTATAGCCCAGGCTCTGGCAAAAGGAGATCATGAAGACCCCCACGTTCACCGAGTGCATGAAGGTGTATTCGTCCTTCTGCTTGATGAGGCTCAGGCTCAACAGGGCGTCGGGATTGCGCAGCATCGATTCCACCATGTTCTGCACCGAATCGCGCACCGGGCCCACGGCGACCTGTTTGCCCAGACGGGCGTCTTCCAGAACGTTGCCCACCAGTCGGCGGGCCTGGGATTTCACCTCGGCGGCCTTGTTCAGCTCCTTGAGCATGGTGACCTTCTGCACCGGCTTGGCCGAGCCGAACTCCTCGTCATCCAGGGCGGCGAGCTGGGCGGCGAGCTGGGCTTCCACCTCCTGACTGGTGGGGGCTTCCTCGCAATCGAGTCCCTTTGCGGTATCGATGTAGACCTCCCGCAGGCCGTGGTCGATCACCAGTTGCAGTTGGGTCTCGTTTTCCAGCTTCTTCTGGCCTTGCAGAAAACCCGGATCCTTGCCGGCGCAGCAGGGGTCCTTCCACTTGTGGTTGAAATCGTGGATGAACATGCCAACCTTGAGTTTTTCGACGGGGACTTTCTTGATCATGGCCGGGTTCCTTAACATGAACTCCTAAAAACGGTAAAAAAGCCAACGGAACGACATGGGCTGGAGATTACTCCCGCAGCTCGACGGAGGCAATATTTCCCGAAAGGACGGCAGACGAACCAAAACGAGGCGCCTCCCTGCGGGAGGCGCCTCGTTGAGGAAAAATAACGGTGAGAGGAGCCTTTAGAGCTGGAAGTAGTCGGGGCGCGGCATGACCTGCACCGGATCGACTCCCCAGCGGGAGGGCACTTCGTGTTTGAGGATGCTGAATCCGCCGGGCAGCTCCCGCATGGCGGCCAGGTTGATTTCGTAGGGGGCGACCCGTCGCGCGGTACGGGCGTCCATGAAGACGCGAACCGTGGGAAAGAGCAGGTCTTCCCGGTTGGAGCGGATGACCACGGCCAGCAGATTGTTGGCCAGACGCACCATCGAGCCGATGGGATAGATGCCCAGGCAGCGGATGAAGGCTTGCAGGACATCGCGATCCAACTGGACGCCGGCCTGACCCAGCATGGTCTTGAGAACCAGAGGGGGGACCACGGCGCCGCGATAGCAGCGATGGGTGGTCATGGCGTCGTAGATGTCGACGATGGCGGCCATGCGACCGGCAGGCCCGATGGCTTCGCCCCAGAGACCCGCCGGATAGCCCGATCCGTCCAGGCGTTCGTGGTGCCAGGCGGCCACTTCGGTGACCACCTTGGGCAGTTTGGGGATTTTTTTCAGCATTTCCAGGGTGGCGGGAACATGCTGCCGGGCGAGCTGCCGCTCCTTGTCGGTGAAGGGATCCGGCTTGTCCCACAGGGCGTCGGGAATGGCCATGCGACCGATATCGTGCAGCAGGCCGGCCAGGCCGAGGTCCGAGATCTGGGCGGGGGTGGCGCCCTGAAAATCACCCAGGGCCATGAGCAGGATGGAGGCGCCCAGGGAGTGCTGATAGGCGTAGTGGTTCTTGCGCTTGAGCAGGGCCAGGGTGAGCAGGGCGTCCGGCTGGCGTCGCAGGGAGGCGGCCAATTCCCGGGTGGCCTCCTGCAGGGGATCCAGTTGGGGGATGTCTCCGCGTTTGACGGCCTCGAAGCTTTGGCCCAGAAGGCTGTTGGTATGACGGAACAGGGTGGCGGCGGCGCCGAGGTCGGCGTCGATGGGGCCGGAATGGTCCCCTACGGCGCCGGGCGGCGGCGAGGGCGTTTCCGCGGAACGGGCGTCGTCCTCATCCAACGCGGCCAGTTGGGCCGCGAGTTCTCTTTCGATCTCCGCCCGGGTGCGACCATCGGTCTCCATGTCCAGGGTGGAGGAGGCGTCCGCTGTGGATCGTTGCGCCATGTGAAGGACTCCGGATAGCAGTTTGCAGCAATAATACCGCGTTACACTGTCTAATGATAATGTAAACTCCATCAAAGATGATAGGGAAATCGAAATCGATAAGCACCATGAAAGCCCCATCACCGCTTCAACGCATTCTTCGGCGCCATTTGATGCCGTCTTGTTCGTATATTTCGTCGCGAAGCCGGCCAGGGGGCATCAGGACAAGGCGCGCGACGCCTCGACGACCGGAATCGTGGCCGTTTCCACGGTGAGGATCGTCGAGCGGGCGCGATGCCGTCATGGCCGATCCGGGCCCGGTTGCAGCGGAAATTTATGAATAATACGGGTTGATGCGGGTGGGTGTGCTTTTTCGGTTGCGACGGGGCCTACGGCTGTTAGGATATGCCGACAGGTGCGGGTGAGACGCCGCGCCGGGGGCGAGTTCGAAGGATTATACGGATAACCGGCATGTATATCGACCACAAATTGGGTTTGGGTTTCGGGGCCATGGTTAGTCTGGTACTGCTGCTGGCCGGGATGGCCTGGCAGGATCTGCGGACTCTTTCCGGGCTCGAAAAGGAGAAGGATCGCCTGGTTCAGATGCAGGAGTCGCTGCTGGAAGCCCGTCGCAACGAAAAGAACTTCCTGTTGCGACACGATCAAAGTTGGGTCGAGCTGAATCGAAACTGGATGGAGCGCCTCGACCGGTTGATCCGGGAGCAGCAGGCGGTGGACCTGCCGTCGAACCGCGGTCTCTGGCAGGAGGCGGCACAGCGGGTGCGCGATTATCTGGAGTGTTTTGGGGAAATTGCCTCGGAGGCGGGCCCCTCCATCAGCGATAAGGCGGGGGAGGCGGAAACCCGCCTGGTTCCGCTGGCTCGTCGTCTGCATGCCCTTGTGGAGGGCCGCATCGCCAGCCAGACGCAAAGTCAACGGGAGTATCTCAGCCAGGCGGAGCGCTTCTACGCCGGTTTTGTGGTATTCGCCATGGTCCTTTCGGGGCTTCTGGTTTTTCTGGTCACCCGTGCCATCACCTCCTCCCTGAAGGTGGGTATCCGTTTTGCCGAGGAGATTGCCTCCGGCAATTTGCAGGCCCGCATGGGAACCATTCCCCGGGATGAGATCGGCATCCTTCTCTCCGCCATGCAGCGCATGGGAGAGGATTTGCAGAGGCTGGAGGAGGGTCAGATTCGCTCCCTGGCTTCCCGTCTGGCTATGAGCGCCTTGCTGGAGACCTCTCTGGAGCCGCTCTCCCTGGCGCGTCAGATGGAGGTTGCGCTGCACATCATTCTGACCATTCCGTGGCTGCATCTGCAGAACAAGGGGGCCTTCTTCCTGGTGGGGGAGAAAGGCGGTCCCATGCAGCTGATCGCCTGCCACGGGTTGGTTGAGGGGAATGTTCAACCCGACGAGGTGGTGGACCAAGAGCGCCACTTCTGTGAACGGGTCGCAGCCGAAGGCAGGCTGCTCTTTTCCCCCTGGGGGGATGCGGGGCATGATACCCACGGAGAGGGGTTTTCAGCCCATGGCCACTACGGGGTTCCCATTTTCCTGCGGGGGAGGGTGCAGGCGGTCATGCTGCTTTATCTGGACAGCGGACATATCCAAAACGCCGAAGAGGAGGATCTGCTGGCCAGTCTGGCTTTCACCCTGGCCGGTATTCTGGAACGCAAGGGACTGGAGGAGCGGCTGCAGCATCTGGCTCACCACGATCTCCTGACCGGCCTGCCCAACCGGGTGCTGTTCGCCGAGCATCTCAGTCAGTCCCTGGCCCTGGCTACCCGCACCCGGGATCTTCTGGCCCTCATGCTCGTTGATCTGGATCGTTTCAAGGAGGTCAACGACACCCTGGGCCATGCCGCCGGTGACCAGGTTCTGGTCACCGCCACCCAGCGCATCCGGGAGTGTCTGCGCGCTTCCGATCTGGTGGCCCGCATGGGCGGGGACGAGTTTGCCATCGTTCTCTCCACCGTCCCCGGCGCCGAAGCGGCGGCACTGGTGGCGGAAAAGATCGTGCAAAGCGTTTCCCAACCCATCGATGTGGGCGGGAAAATGGTTCACGTTGGAGCTTCCGTCGGCATCGCCCTCTTTCCCGAACATGCCAGGGAGGCCAATCCGCTTCTGGCCTGCGCCGATATGGCCATGTATTGGGTGAAGGAACATGGACGCAATAGTTTCAGTTTTTCAAAAAATCCGAAAATAGACGAATCCGGAGGTTAGGTGTGAAGCTGAACGGTTTATCCATTGGAGTGAAATTAATAGCATCCTACCTCGTGCTGGCCGCGCTGTTGCTGGTTGTCGGCGGAATCGGCTGGAGCAGCCTGGGACAAATGCGGGCCAGGACGGGGGAGCTGGTGGCAACCACCCCCTTCGGCGATGCGGCCCACGAGATGTCGCGGGTGGTGCGTCACGATCTCCATCTCCTCTCCCAGATGATGTTGACCTTGGAGAACGCTTCTCTGGACCGTGTCTGGGTGGCGCATGAAGAGCTGGTGAAGCGCTACGACGCCCTCGCGGATGCCTTGAGCAAAGGGGGGCAGGCGGAGGGACGCGAGATCCCGATGGCTCCGGAGTCCATTCGCGCCCGCGTGGCTCAGGCCGACGAACTGCACAACAACGCCCTGCAACCCCAGATGAAACTGGTGAGGGAACACACCTCGGCCATCTTCCAGGCCCGCGCCCAACTCGGGCAGGCCCGTAAGGAGCTGGAGGCCCTTTTCAAAGAGACGGTGGAGATGGCCTCCGAACTGGAGGAGAAGGTCAAGGAGCGCATCCAGGAGTTGTTGAGCAAAAAGGTGGATGGGGTGCGAATCATCGCCGTGGAGAATACCTGGGCCGACATGTCCATGGAGATCAAGGTGACTCTGGCCGAATCGCGTTATTTCCTGGAAGCCTATCTGAATGCTGCCGAAGGGAAGGAGAGAGAGGCGGCGGACCGGGGCTTCGCCGAGACGATCAAAACCTTCGATGAATGGATCGATGCCTTGCGCAACGGGGCCCAGACCGAGGAGGGGGCTATCGCCCGGGTGGATGTTCCGGCCTTGCGGGAGGTGGTCGAGAAGCTGGATGCCAACCATGGCCGCTTTCAGGAACAGGCGGCCCGCTTGATGAAGGCGGGGCGCGACATGAGTGAGCTGGAGCGCAAACGGCGGGATGTGGAGATCCGTATGGCTGAAGTCGGTGAGAAGATGTCGGCCATGCTG is part of the Magnetococcales bacterium genome and harbors:
- a CDS encoding HD-GYP domain-containing protein, producing the protein MIKKVPVEKLKVGMFIHDFNHKWKDPCCAGKDPGFLQGQKKLENETQLQLVIDHGLREVYIDTAKGLDCEEAPTSQEVEAQLAAQLAALDDEEFGSAKPVQKVTMLKELNKAAEVKSQARRLVGNVLEDARLGKQVAVGPVRDSVQNMVESMLRNPDALLSLSLIKQKDEYTFMHSVNVGVFMISFCQSLGYTSEDVVDVGVGAVLHDIGKMKTPPEVLNKAGKLTDDEFKIMRQHVTFSKQILENSPGISEISMHVASQHHERYDGSGYPLGISGEAINPFGQMAAIVDVYDAITSDRCYHKGNDPHLALKRMLEWSKYHFNPTLYQQFVQCVGIYPIGTLVRLENGYLAVVIIPNKESLLFPVVKVVADTKKNKPVHPVEVNLMEQQGKPGGFKIVGFEDPLKWGINTRQFLPSPEIFANV
- a CDS encoding diguanylate cyclase; this encodes MYIDHKLGLGFGAMVSLVLLLAGMAWQDLRTLSGLEKEKDRLVQMQESLLEARRNEKNFLLRHDQSWVELNRNWMERLDRLIREQQAVDLPSNRGLWQEAAQRVRDYLECFGEIASEAGPSISDKAGEAETRLVPLARRLHALVEGRIASQTQSQREYLSQAERFYAGFVVFAMVLSGLLVFLVTRAITSSLKVGIRFAEEIASGNLQARMGTIPRDEIGILLSAMQRMGEDLQRLEEGQIRSLASRLAMSALLETSLEPLSLARQMEVALHIILTIPWLHLQNKGAFFLVGEKGGPMQLIACHGLVEGNVQPDEVVDQERHFCERVAAEGRLLFSPWGDAGHDTHGEGFSAHGHYGVPIFLRGRVQAVMLLYLDSGHIQNAEEEDLLASLAFTLAGILERKGLEERLQHLAHHDLLTGLPNRVLFAEHLSQSLALATRTRDLLALMLVDLDRFKEVNDTLGHAAGDQVLVTATQRIRECLRASDLVARMGGDEFAIVLSTVPGAEAAALVAEKIVQSVSQPIDVGGKMVHVGASVGIALFPEHAREANPLLACADMAMYWVKEHGRNSFSFSKNPKIDESGG
- a CDS encoding HD-GYP domain-containing protein, which translates into the protein MAQRSTADASSTLDMETDGRTRAEIERELAAQLAALDEDDARSAETPSPPPGAVGDHSGPIDADLGAAATLFRHTNSLLGQSFEAVKRGDIPQLDPLQEATRELAASLRRQPDALLTLALLKRKNHYAYQHSLGASILLMALGDFQGATPAQISDLGLAGLLHDIGRMAIPDALWDKPDPFTDKERQLARQHVPATLEMLKKIPKLPKVVTEVAAWHHERLDGSGYPAGLWGEAIGPAGRMAAIVDIYDAMTTHRCYRGAVVPPLVLKTMLGQAGVQLDRDVLQAFIRCLGIYPIGSMVRLANNLLAVVIRSNREDLLFPTVRVFMDARTARRVAPYEINLAAMRELPGGFSILKHEVPSRWGVDPVQVMPRPDYFQL